The Musa acuminata AAA Group cultivar baxijiao chromosome BXJ2-2, Cavendish_Baxijiao_AAA, whole genome shotgun sequence genome has a segment encoding these proteins:
- the LOC135605467 gene encoding glycosyl hydrolase 5 family protein-like isoform X2 has translation MAITRSTITMTPSRLFLLFLFATTASPAPIALPLSTSSRWVVDGEGRRVKLACVNWAAHLEPAVAEGLSKQPLDAISKSVAAMGFNCVRLTWPLYLLTDSSFGSVTVRQSLERLGLAESAAGVRVNNPGLLDLTLVQAFQAVVSNLASNSLMVILDNQISKPGWCCSKYDDNGFFGDKYFDPDEWLRGLEMMATMFNSSTSVVGMSLRNELRGPKQNISLWYRYMQRGAEIVHSANPDILVILSGLDYDKDLSFLSEKQVNLSFTKKLVFEYHWYGFSDGGDWGSQNPNEVCAMVIGNITRKGGFLLEQGWPLFLSEFGIDQRGVNEADNHFLSCFLSFAAEKDIDWALWALQGSYYIREGQLGLDETYGALSWDWCKARNSSFIQRLSAIQSPFQGPGLSKSSPYNMIFHPLTGLCIVTNSQLKQLQLGQCAESTAWRYTRQKKLMLKGTKYCLQPEGVSKPAKLGFGCKVSSAKWHLISSSKMHISSNLTNNGNNVCLDIDDNGTIMTNQCKCLSLDGTCNPGSQWFKIIRSSREVNDQIFKRCRSQFAQVQTF, from the exons ATGGCGATCACCCGCTCCACAATCACCATGACTCCCTCCCgactctttctcctcttcctcttcgccaCCACTGCATCGCCCGCGCCCATCGCCCTCCCCCTTTCGACGAGCTCGAGATGGGTCGTCGACGGTGAGGGACGGCGGGTGAAGCTGGCGTGCGTGAACTGGGCGGCCCACCTCGAGCCGGCGGTGGCCGAGGGGCTGAGCAAGCAGCCCCTGGACGCCATCTCCAAGAGCGTGGCCGCCATGGGGTTCAACTGTGTTAGGCTCACCTGGCCTCTCTACCTGCTCACCGACTCCTCGTTCGGGTCGGTCACCGTCCGGCAGTCGCTGGAGCGGCTCGGCCTCGCGGAGTCGGCCGCCGGCGTCCGCGTCAACAACCCCGGCCTGCTTGACCTCACCCTTGTCCAGGCCTTCCAG GCTGTTGTCTCGAATCTAGCCAGCAACAGCCTCATGGTGATACTGGACAATCAGATAAGTAAGCCAGGCTGGTGTTGCAGCAAGTATGATGATAATGGCTTCTTTGGGGACAAGTATTTTGACCCTGATGAATGGTTGAGAGGTCTGGAAATGATGGCAACAATGTTCAACAGCTCAACAAGTGTGGTTGGCATGAGCTTGAGGAATGAGCTCAGAGGGCCAAAGCAAAACATTAGCCTCTGGTACAG GTACATGCAAAGAGGTGCAGAGATCGTACATTCAGCAAACCCGGACATTCTTGTCATACTATCAGGTCTAGATTATGACAAAGACCTCAGCTTCCTGTCTGAAAAACAAGTGAATTTAAGTTTCACCAAGAAGCTTGTTTTTGAGTACCATTGGTATGGGTTCTCAGATGGTGGTGACTGGGGGAGTCAAAATCCTAATGAAGTTTGTGCAATGGTGATTGGTAACATCACTAGAAAAGGAGGGTTCTTATTAGAGCAAGGGTGGCCCTTGTTCCTATCTGAGTTTGGGATTGATCAAAGAGGAGTAAATGAGGCTGACAACCATTTCCTCAGCTGCTTTCTGAGTTTTGCGGCTGAAAAGGATATAGATTGGGCTCTTTGGGCATTGCAAGGAAGTTATTATATCAGAGAAGGGCAATTAGGACTAGATGAGACATATGGAGCTCTGAGTTGGGACTGGTGCAAGGCTAGGAATTCCAGCTTTATTCAGAGACTTTCTGCGATACAATCTCCCTTTCAAG GTCCTGGTCTTTCTAAAAGTTCACCATATAACATGATTTTCCATCCGTTAACTGGACTTTGCATTGTGACAAATTCTCAACTCAAGCAGCTTCAGTTGGGCCAATGTGCAGAATCAACTGCCTGGCGCTACACCAGACAGAAAAAACTAATGCTAAAAGGCACCAAATATTGCTTGCAACCTGAAGGTGTGAGCAAACCAGCAAAGCTGGGATTCGGTTGCAAGGTCTCCAGTGCAAAATGGCATCTGATATCCAGCTCCAAGATGCATATTTCATCCAATCTCACCAACAATGGCAACAATGTGTGCTTGGACATTGATGACAATGGTACTATCATGACAAATCAATGCAAGTGCCTAAGCCTAGATGGAACTTGCAATCCTGGTAGCCAGTGGTTCAAGATCATCAGAAGCAGTAGGGAAGTAAATGACCAAATCTTTAAGCGCTGTCGATCTCAATTTGCGCAG GTTCAGACTTTCTAA
- the LOC135605467 gene encoding glycosyl hydrolase 5 family protein-like isoform X1, whose product MAITRSTITMTPSRLFLLFLFATTASPAPIALPLSTSSRWVVDGEGRRVKLACVNWAAHLEPAVAEGLSKQPLDAISKSVAAMGFNCVRLTWPLYLLTDSSFGSVTVRQSLERLGLAESAAGVRVNNPGLLDLTLVQAFQAVVSNLASNSLMVILDNQISKPGWCCSKYDDNGFFGDKYFDPDEWLRGLEMMATMFNSSTSVVGMSLRNELRGPKQNISLWYRYMQRGAEIVHSANPDILVILSGLDYDKDLSFLSEKQVNLSFTKKLVFEYHWYGFSDGGDWGSQNPNEVCAMVIGNITRKGGFLLEQGWPLFLSEFGIDQRGVNEADNHFLSCFLSFAAEKDIDWALWALQGSYYIREGQLGLDETYGALSWDWCKARNSSFIQRLSAIQSPFQGPGLSKSSPYNMIFHPLTGLCIVTNSQLKQLQLGQCAESTAWRYTRQKKLMLKGTKYCLQPEGVSKPAKLGFGCKVSSAKWHLISSSKMHISSNLTNNGNNVCLDIDDNGTIMTNQCKCLSLDGTCNPGSQWFKIIRSSREVNDQIFKRCRSQFAQVEQLYPDDWRKRRNSLA is encoded by the exons ATGGCGATCACCCGCTCCACAATCACCATGACTCCCTCCCgactctttctcctcttcctcttcgccaCCACTGCATCGCCCGCGCCCATCGCCCTCCCCCTTTCGACGAGCTCGAGATGGGTCGTCGACGGTGAGGGACGGCGGGTGAAGCTGGCGTGCGTGAACTGGGCGGCCCACCTCGAGCCGGCGGTGGCCGAGGGGCTGAGCAAGCAGCCCCTGGACGCCATCTCCAAGAGCGTGGCCGCCATGGGGTTCAACTGTGTTAGGCTCACCTGGCCTCTCTACCTGCTCACCGACTCCTCGTTCGGGTCGGTCACCGTCCGGCAGTCGCTGGAGCGGCTCGGCCTCGCGGAGTCGGCCGCCGGCGTCCGCGTCAACAACCCCGGCCTGCTTGACCTCACCCTTGTCCAGGCCTTCCAG GCTGTTGTCTCGAATCTAGCCAGCAACAGCCTCATGGTGATACTGGACAATCAGATAAGTAAGCCAGGCTGGTGTTGCAGCAAGTATGATGATAATGGCTTCTTTGGGGACAAGTATTTTGACCCTGATGAATGGTTGAGAGGTCTGGAAATGATGGCAACAATGTTCAACAGCTCAACAAGTGTGGTTGGCATGAGCTTGAGGAATGAGCTCAGAGGGCCAAAGCAAAACATTAGCCTCTGGTACAG GTACATGCAAAGAGGTGCAGAGATCGTACATTCAGCAAACCCGGACATTCTTGTCATACTATCAGGTCTAGATTATGACAAAGACCTCAGCTTCCTGTCTGAAAAACAAGTGAATTTAAGTTTCACCAAGAAGCTTGTTTTTGAGTACCATTGGTATGGGTTCTCAGATGGTGGTGACTGGGGGAGTCAAAATCCTAATGAAGTTTGTGCAATGGTGATTGGTAACATCACTAGAAAAGGAGGGTTCTTATTAGAGCAAGGGTGGCCCTTGTTCCTATCTGAGTTTGGGATTGATCAAAGAGGAGTAAATGAGGCTGACAACCATTTCCTCAGCTGCTTTCTGAGTTTTGCGGCTGAAAAGGATATAGATTGGGCTCTTTGGGCATTGCAAGGAAGTTATTATATCAGAGAAGGGCAATTAGGACTAGATGAGACATATGGAGCTCTGAGTTGGGACTGGTGCAAGGCTAGGAATTCCAGCTTTATTCAGAGACTTTCTGCGATACAATCTCCCTTTCAAG GTCCTGGTCTTTCTAAAAGTTCACCATATAACATGATTTTCCATCCGTTAACTGGACTTTGCATTGTGACAAATTCTCAACTCAAGCAGCTTCAGTTGGGCCAATGTGCAGAATCAACTGCCTGGCGCTACACCAGACAGAAAAAACTAATGCTAAAAGGCACCAAATATTGCTTGCAACCTGAAGGTGTGAGCAAACCAGCAAAGCTGGGATTCGGTTGCAAGGTCTCCAGTGCAAAATGGCATCTGATATCCAGCTCCAAGATGCATATTTCATCCAATCTCACCAACAATGGCAACAATGTGTGCTTGGACATTGATGACAATGGTACTATCATGACAAATCAATGCAAGTGCCTAAGCCTAGATGGAACTTGCAATCCTGGTAGCCAGTGGTTCAAGATCATCAGAAGCAGTAGGGAAGTAAATGACCAAATCTTTAAGCGCTGTCGATCTCAATTTGCGCAGGTGGAACAATTATATCCTGATGATTGGAGAAAACGTAGGAATTCCCTTGCATGA
- the LOC103973170 gene encoding leucine-rich repeat receptor-like serine/threonine/tyrosine-protein kinase SOBIR1 gives MAGASVPIRPFFLLLLLLLASISAVSSSDGSGPLLRVLSDLGLTTRGLDHPCRHPGVTCEAGAAAVRVSLPSHRLTGSLSAAVGNLPSLRQLDLPNNGLAGSLPRELALCRALRVLDLHRNRISGCVPREISALADLRVLDLSDNRLSGDLSFLALLPNLERLSLSNNLFSGRVPLSLSASKKLRFLDLSGNVGLFHGDLPSRPASRLALRRSLIPKRYVLAETTTPGNQNSTRAKNSTISTPAPAPSSSSTNSSSSGHHRHHSRKRLVRNWIVGFITGSITGILSGAILSLLFRLLLNYIRGRYKNPGGPSIFSSKHIRSAEDLAFLEKDDGLAALEIIGRGGCGEVYKAQLPADPKKPDQPGTVIAIKKIIKHNPNGGEPTSDEESRQLDKWMRQIRSEIQTVGHIRHRNLLPLLAHMIRPDCHYLIYEYMKNGSLEGVLRQVRDGERELDWLTRYRVALGVAAGLEYLHVHHKPQIIHRDLKPANILLDDDMEARIADFGLAKEMPDANTHITASKVAGTLGYISPEYGQTLRFTAKCDIYSFGVILAVLVVGRMPSDNFFQDTDEISLVRWLRNVMNTGNPVAAAVDPKLLGNGYEEQMLLVLRIAIFCTMDDPKVRPDSKEVRTMLAQIQH, from the coding sequence ATGGCGGGAGCGTCCGTCCCAATTCGAccattcttcctcctcctcctcctcctcctcgcctccaTCTCCGCCGTCAGTTCCTCTGACGGCTCAGGCCCCCTCCTCCGAGTGCTCTCTGACCTCGGCCTAACCACCCGGGGGCTCGACCACCCTTGTCGCCACCCTGGCGTCACGTGCGAGGCCGGCGCCGCCGCCGTCCGCGTCTCGCTCCCCTCCCACCGCCTCACTGGCTCCCTCTCAGCCGCAGTCGGTAACCTTCCCTCCCTCCGCCAGCTTGATCTTCCCAACAACGGCCTCGCTGGCTCCCTCCCCCGCGAGCTCGCCCTGTGCCGCGCCCTCCGCGTCCTCGACCTCCACCGCAACCGCATCTCCGGTTGCGTCCCCCGCGAGATCTCCGCACTCGCCGACCTCCGCGTCCTCGACCTTTCCGACAACCGCCTCTCCGGCGACCTCTCCTTCCTCGCTCTCCTCCCTAACCTCGAGCGCCTCTCCCTGTCCAACAACCTCTTCTCTGGCCGCGTTCCCCTGTCCCTCTCTGCCTCCAAGAAGCTTCGCTTCCTCGACCTCTCCGGCAACGTCGGCCTCTTCCATGGCGATCTCCCTTCTCGTCCGGCTTCTCGTCTCGCTCTCCGCCGGAGTCTTATCCCGAAGCGATATGTTTTAGCCGAGACCACCACCCCAGGGAATCAGAACTCCACCCGTGCCAAGAATTCAACCATCAGCACACCAGCTCCCGCTCCATCCTCATCGTCGACAAACTCTTCCTCGTCGGGACACCACCGCCACCACAGTCGCAAGCGCCTCGTGAGGAACTGGATCGTGGGGTTCATCACGGGCTCGATCACGGGCATCCTCTCCGGGGCCATCCTCTCCCTGCTCTTCCGGCTGTTGTTGAACTACATCCGCGGGAGGTACAAGAACCCTGGCGGCCCTTCCATCTTCAGCTCCAAGCACATCAGGAGCGCCGAGGATCTGGCCTTCCTGGAAAAAGACGACGGGCTCGCCGCCCTGGAGATCATCGGCCGGGGCGGGTGCGGCGAGGTCTACAAGGCCCAGCTACCCGCTGACCCCAAGAAGCCGGACCAGCCGGGCACGGTCATCGCCATCAAGAAGATCATAAAGCACAATCCCAACGGCGGCGAGCCGACCTCCGACGAGGAGAGCCGGCAGCTGGACAAGTGGATGCGCCAGATCCGATCGGAAATCCAGACCGTGGGCCACATCCGCCACCGCAACCTGCTGCCGTTGCTGGCCCACATGATCCGCCCCGACTGCCACTACCTCATCTACGAGTACATGAAGAACGGCAGCCTCGAGGGGGTGCTCCGCCAGGTGCGCGACGGCGAGCGGGAGCTCGACTGGCTGACGAGGTACCGGGTGGCGCTCGGCGTCGCTGCCGGCCTCGAATACCTCCACGTCCACCACAAGCCCCAGATCATCCACCGCGATCTCAAGCCGGCCAACATACTGCTGGACGACGACATGGAGGCGCGGATCGCGGACTTCGGGCTGGCCAAGGAGATGCCGGACGCCAACACCCACATCACCGCCTCCAAGGTGGCAGGGACGCTGGGCTACATCTCGCCGGAGTACGGGCAGACGCTGCGGTTCACGGCCAAGTGCGACATATACAGCTTCGGGGTGATCCTGGCGGTGCTGGTGGTGGGGAGAATGCCGTCCGACAACTTCTTCCAGGACACCGATGAGATCAGCCTGGTGCGGTGGCTGAGGAACGTGATGAACACGGGGAACCCGGTGGCGGCCGCCGTGGATCCCAAACTGCTGGGGAACGGGTACGAGGAGCAGATGCTGCTGGTGCTACGGATCGCCATCTTCTGCACCATGGACGACCCCAAGGTGCGGCCAGACAGCAAGGAGGTGAGGACGATGCTGGCGCAGATCCAACACTAA
- the LOC135586908 gene encoding autophagy-related protein 16-like: protein MRRDEVGRAAIKRAIRALRKRHLLEEGAHAPAIKALSRPLVAQGLEWKEKVENLEVELQHCYKAHAQLSEQLVVEVAECRTSKALVQEKEELIRNLQYDISQAREENLQLKQDLYEKTQALDLLTSESQSLKLQHEEIRLKLKKAETENKDLIDRWMLEKMNTAEKLNEANSLYDELMQQLKASSSEHIARQQVDGVVRQMEPGYADHVESAIPTSCRHTIHAHDGGCGSILFQHNSDMLISGGQDRTVKVWDTRSGTLSSTLHGCLGSVLDLAITHDNRSIIAASSSNNLYVWQTSSGQVQHTLTGHTDKVCAVDTSKVSSRSVVSAAYDHTMKVWDPVKGYCTSTIIFQSNCNALSYSMDGLTFCSGHVDGNLRIWDSRMGKAVSEVAAHSQAVTSICVSRSGNLVLTSGRDNLHNLFDLRTLEVCGTFKANGNRVASNWSRSCISADENFVAAGSADGFIYIWSRVKDNMLSVLEGHSSPVLSCSWNGMGNTLASADKNGKLCIWC, encoded by the exons AT GAGACGGGATGAGGTCGGGAGGGCGGCGATCAAGCGCGCCATCAGAGCCCTCCGGAAGCGGCATTTGCTCGAGGAAGGCGCCCACGCTCCGGCTATTAAGGCCCTCTCCAGACCCCTTGTAGCCCAG GGATTAGAGTGGAAGGAAAAAGTTGAAAACCTTGAAGTGGAGTTGCAACACTGTTACAAAGCTCATGCACAGTTGTCTGAACAGCTTGTGGTGGAAGTTGCAGAGTGCAGAACATCTAAAGCTCTTGTTCAAGAGAAAGAAGAATTGATCAGGAATTTGCAATATGACATCTCTCAAGCAAG GGAAGAAAACCTACAACTTAAGCAGGATCTCTATGAAAAGACACAAGCCTTGGATTTGTTAACGAGTGAAAGCCAGTCACTTAAACTGCAACATGAGGAGATTAGATTGAAGTTGAAAAAAGCCGAAACTGAGAACAAGGATTTAATTGATCGTTGGATGCTGGAGAAGATGAATACTGCAGAAAAGCTGAATGAG GCTAATTCACTGTATGACGAGCTGATGCAACAGTTAAAGGCATCCAGCTCTGAACATATTGCAAGGCAACAAGTTGATGGGGTGGTTCGCCAAATGGAACCAGGATATGCAGACCATGTGGAATCAGCAATTCCAACTTCTTGCAGGCATACTATTCATGCCCATGATGGTGGATGTGGATCCATTCTGTTCCAACACAACTCGGATATGTTGATTAGTGGCGGTCAGGACCGAACAGTCAAGGTTTGGGATACAAGATCTGGGACGCTGAGTTCTACTCTTCATGGTTGCCTTGGGTCAGTACTTGATCTTGCAATTACCCATGACAACAGATCTATCATTGCCGCCAGCAGCTCCAACAACCTATATGTATGGCAAACTAGTTCTGGTCAGGTACAGCACACTCTCACTGGCCACACCGACAAAGTATGTGCGGTCGACACGAGCAAAGTTTCCAGCCGCAGTGTAGTGAGTGCTGCTTATGATCACACCATGAAGGTCTGGGATCCAGTGAAAGGCTACTGCACCAGTACCATCATCTTCCAGAGCAACTGCAATGCCCTTTCATACAGCATGGATGGACTGACCTTCTGCTCTGGTCATGTAGATGGGAACCTGCGAATATGGGACAGCAGAATGGGAAAAGCTGTAAGTGAAGTAGCTGCTCATTCGCAGGCAGTGACATCAATCTGTGTCTCGCGAAGTGGTAACTTGGTGCTGACAAGCGGCAGGGATAACTTGCATAACTTATTCGACTTGAGAACACTGGAAGTTTGTGGGACGTTCAAAGCCAATGGAAACCGAGTCGCATCTAATTGGAGCAGGTCTTGTATCAGTGCCGATGAGAACTTTGTCGCAGCTGGATCAGCTGATGGATTCATCTACATATGGTCGAGGGTAAAGGATAACATGCTAAGCGTTTTAGAAGGGCATTCTTCGCCGGTCCTCTCGTGCTCATGGAATGGGATGGGGAACACACTAGCTTCTGCTGATAAGAATGGAAAGTTGTGTATATGGTGTTGA
- the LOC135605466 gene encoding peptide methionine sulfoxide reductase-like, whose amino-acid sequence MAATAEGANSALASDLDSPAQPGLHLAQFAAGCFWGLELAFQRLEGVVKTEVGYSQGHLPDPTYRAVCGGDTGHAEVVRVHFDPAACPYPALLALFWSRHDPTTLDRQGNDIGTQYRSGIYFYSEAQAILARESMELKQNEIQDKIVTEILPVKRFYRAEEYHQQYLEKGGGRGLKQSARKGCNDPIRCYG is encoded by the exons ATGGCGGCGACGGCGGAGGGTGCGAACTCGGCTCTGGCATCGGACCTAGACTCGCCGGCACAGCCCGGCCTCCACCTAGCGCAATTTGCAGCGGGGTGCTTCTGGGGGCTGGAACTGGCCTTCCAGCGCCTGGAAGGGGTGGTGAAGACCGAGGTGGGGTACTCGCAGGGCCACCTCCCGGATCCCACCTACAGGGCCGTCTGCGGCGGCGACACCGGCCACGCCGAGGTCGTCCGGGTGCACTTCGACCCCGCCGCCTGCCCCTACCCCGCCCTCCTCGCCCTCTTCTGGTCTCGTCATGACCCCACCACCCTCGATCGCCAG GGAAATGATATTGGCACACAGTATCGATCAGGGATCTACTTCTATAGTGAGGCACAAGCTATATTGGCAAGGGAATCTATGGAACTGAAACAGAATGAGATCCAGGACAAGATTGTGACAGAGATTCTACCAGTAAAGAGATTTTACAGAGCAGAAGAGTACCATCAGCAATATCTAGAGAAAGGTGGTGGAAGAGGACTGAAGCAATCTGCAAGAAAAGGGTGCAATGACCCTATCAGATGCTATGGTTGA
- the LOC135605465 gene encoding actin-related protein 3-like has protein sequence MDAASRPVVVIDNGSGYTKMGFAGNVEPSFIIPTVVAVNESFSNQSKSISKGNWLAQHSASVMADLDFSIGEEALLHSRSSTTYGLSYPIHHGQVENWDAMERFWQQCIFNYLRCDPEDHYFLLTESPLTAPESREYTGEIMFETFNIPGLYIAVQPVLALAAGYTTSKCQMTGVVVDIGDGATHVVPVADGYVIGSSIRSIPIAGKDATQFIQQLMKERGEHIPPEDSFEVARKIKETYCYTCSDIVKEFNKHDKEHSKYTKQWIGTKPKTRARYSCDVGYERFLGPEIFFHPEIYNDNFTTPLPAIVDKCIQLSPIDTRRALYKNIVLSGGSTMFKDFHRRLQRDLKRIVDARMVTSNAQLIDDVKSQPIEVNVVSHPFQRYAVWFGGSVLASTPEFYEACHTKAEYEEYGASICRTNPVFKGMY, from the exons ATGGACGCTGCCTCTCGGCCCGTGGTGGTCATCGACAACGGCTCCGG GTACACAAAAATGGGATTTGCTGGCAATGTTGAACCTTCCTTCATCATCCCTACTGTGGTTGCTGTCAATGAGTCTTTTTCAAATCAATCAAAGAGTATCAGTAAAGGAAATTGGCTTGCACAGCACAGTGCAAGTGTAATGgctgatcttgatttttcaattGGAGAAGAAGCTCTATTGCATTCTCGCTCTAGTACTACATATGGTCTTAGTTACCCTATTCATCATGGTCAG GTGGAGAATTGGGATGCAATGGAAAGATTTTGGCAACAATGCATCTTCAATTATTTACGTTGTGACCCAGAAGATCACTATTTTCTTCTGACCGAGAGTCCACTTACTGCTCCTGAGAGTCGTGAATATACAGGGGAAATCATGTTTGAGACATTCAATATTCCTGGATTGTATATAGCGGTTCAGCCTGTCCTAGCCCTTGCTGCTGGTTACACAACTTCAAAG TGTCAAATGACGGGAGTTGTGGTTGACATTGGAGATGGTGCTACACATGTTGTCCCAGTTGCAGATGGTTATGTAATAGGCAGTAGTATCCGATCGATACCTATTGCAGGCAAGGATGCTACCCAGTTTATTCAGCAACTTATGAAG GAAAGGGGAGAGCATATACCACCAGAAGATTCTTTTGAAGTAGCAAGGAAGATCAAAGAAACATATTGCTACACTTGTTCAGACATTGTCAAG GAGTTCAATAAGCATGACAAGGAGCATAGTAAATATACAAAGCAATGGATTGGTACCAAACCAAAGACCCGAGCACGATACTCTTGTGATGTTGGATATGAACGGTTTCTTGGTCCTGAG ATCTTCTTCCATCCTGAGATTTACAATGATAATTTTACCACTCCTTTACCTGCTATTGTGGACAAGTGCATTCAGTTATCACCAATTGATACCAGAAGGGCTTTATATAAG AATATTGTGTTATCTGGGGGATCAACAATGTTTAAGGATTTCCATAGAAGATTGCAACGAGATTTAAAAAGGATAGTGGATGCACGGATGGTAACATCCAACGCCCAACTCATCGATGATGTAAAA TCTCAACCCATCGAAGTCAATGTGGTCAGTCATCCTTTTCAGAGATACGCAGTTTGGTTCGGAGGTTCTGTGCTTGCATCGACGCCTGAATTTTATGAG GCTTGCCACACAAAGGCAGAGTACGAGGAATACGGAGCCAGCATCTGCAGAACAAATCCTGTCTTCAAGGGTATGTACTGA
- the LOC135604964 gene encoding transcription factor FAMA-like, translating to MDKEANNPAGFATTAAPQESSENSIEMVNYMLSNPAPQTQISLDKLSFADVMQFAELGPKLALHQSRASEEENYFLKFQLLGDKLHDDALMASASPGHLPLLPPPLVVGAGEDRFGGTSLENKAGMVAEEDGEKKARSSENASSVQHLHLVGETEKAAAGVVEAKNRRKRPRALKTSEEVESQRMTHIAVERNRRRQMNEHLRVLRSLMPGSYVQRGDQASIIGGAIEFVRELEQLLQCLESQKRRRLFGGGEAPRPAMDAPPLPNQQPFYPPLPFPNADQVKLLDIDPSGGGLREETAENKSCLADIEVRLLGFDAMIKILSRRRPGQLIKTIAALEDLQFAILHTNITTIEQTVLYSFNVKIASETRCTAEDIANSVQQILSFIDANTV from the exons ATGGATAAAGAG GCGAACAATCCAGCCGGCTTTGCGACGACCGCAGCGCCGCAGGAGAGCTCGGAGAACAGCATCGAGATGGTGAACTATATGCTGAGCAATCCCGCTCCCCAGACTCAGATCTCCCTCGACAAGCTCAGCTTCGCGGACGTCATGCAGTTCGCGGAGTTGGGGCCGAAGCTCGCACTTCACCAATCCAGAGCGTCCGAGGAGGAGAACTACTTCCTCAAGTTCCAGCTGCTGGGAGACAAGCTGCACGACGACGCTTTGATGGCCTCCGCCTCCCCCGGGCATCTGCCGCTTCTTCCGCCTCCGCTGGTCGTCGGCGCCGGGGAAGACAGGTTTGGCGGAACGAGCTTGGAGAATAAGGCCGGGATGGTGGCGGAGGAGGACGGAGAAAAGAAGGCCCGGTCCTCGGAGAACGCTTCGTCGGTGCAACACCTCCACCTTGTCGGCGAAACTGAGAAGGCAGCAGCAGGTGTCGTGGAGGCCAAGAACCGGCGGAAGAGGCCGAGGGCGTTGAAGACCAGCGAGGAGGTGGAGAGCCAAAGGATGACGCACATCGCGGTGGAACGCAACCGGAGGAGGCAGATGAACGAGCATCTCCGCGTGCTCAGGTCTCTCATGCCCGGCTCATACGTTCAAAGG GGAGATCAAGCATCCATCATCGGAGGAGCCATCGAGTTCGTGAGGGAGTTGGAGCAACTCCTGCAATGTTTGGAGTCCCAGAAGAGACGAAGGCTCTTCGGCGGTGGTGAAGCTCCAAGACCAGCGATGGACGCCCCTCCGCTGCCCAACCAGCAGCCATTCTATCCACCCCTCCCCTTCCCCAACGCCGACCAAGTCAAGCTCCTCGACATCGACCCCAGCGGCGGCGGCCTCCGCGAGGAGACGGCGGAGAACAAGTCCTGCCTCGCCGACATCGAGGTCAGGCTTCTGGGCTTCGACGCCATGATCAAGATCCTCTCTCGTCGCCGGCCAGGGCAGCTCATCAAGACCATCGCCGCTCTCGAGGACCTACAGTTCGCCATTCTCCACACCAATATCACCACCATCGAGCAAACCGTCCTCTACTCCTTCAACGTCAAG ATTGCAAGCGAGACCAGATGCACTGCGGAGGACATCGCAAACTCGGTCCAACAGATCCTAAGCTTCATCGACGCCAACACAGTATGA